The genome window ATTTTCTGGACGAATTTAGGGCGATTTTTTTAACTAGCGCCGATAAAAGCCCAGCCTTATCCGCCACGCCGATACCTAAAATGATCGCAAAAACCACGCCAAGAGGATAAAAACCGGTAAAGTTTTTAAGGACGGACGAAACAAAAGTCCTGATACTATCAGCCGAGAGCAAATTTACGACGTTTGCGCTTAGCTGCGAGATCTGCCCGTCCTTGATAGCCTGGTAGCTGACGCCAACTCCGAGCCTCTCTAGCGCAAACGACAGCAAAATCGTGATAACAGAAAGATAGACGAAAAGCATGGTAGGATTAGGCAGCTTGTTGCCGAATTTTTCGATAAAACCTAAGATCGATCCGCTATTTTTGTTATCCATTTTTTCCTAATCTAAAACCGAGATATAAATTTTTATCTCGTCGCCGCCGTAAAACTCAAAGTCCGTCTCGTAGGCTCTTTTTAGTTTCGAGCCTTCAAAATATTTCCAAATTTTTTCCCAAAATTTCGCTACGTTTTGCGGCTCGCTCGGAAAGCTAAAAACGGCGTATTTGCCGCTTTTTATCTCTAAAATTTCACCGCCAGGGCAAAGCGACTTCGTACCGATAAATAAATCATAAAGCCCGTTTGCGCCGTTTTCGTAACTACAATAAACGCCGTAAATTTCGCTTTTGCCGTCATAAAAATCTTTTGTAAATTTAGCCCACAAGGCCGGGATTTTACCGTCGCCATTAATCTCGTCGGCATTTTTGGTGCGAATTCTTAGTCCATAAATTTTAAAACCCTCTACCGCTAAAATTTCCATGACTACTCCTTGTCGCCTTTGAAATTTTCAACCGCTTTGTTCCACATGAGTTTGTATTTTCGCTTTAAAAACTCGACTTCATCTTGCGAATTTTTTAGCTGCTTTGTGAGCGTCTCGACCGTGCGGCGATCCTCGTCGTAGAGCTCCTGCATCGAGATTAGCGCCTCTTTTAAAAACTTATTTTCGTTGCGCAGGGTCTCTAGCGTCTCGTCTTTGGCATCTAGCACCTTTTCGTGCAAATTCAGTATCGTACCGATCGTCTTTTCTACGAAGCTAAAGCCATCCGCGCCGATCTGGGGCGCAGGTACGGCCACGACGCTAGGCACCACACTCATCGTGCCCTGGCTGGCTTCTATGAGGATTTCGCCGTCTTCTTCTTTCGTATTTAGCACGCCTCGGTTTATCATCCCCTCGATCACCTCGCGCTCTAGGTGCACGAGCTTACAAAATTCGTCTATATTTAGGTATGTCTGCATCTTTGCTCCTTTAGGCGAGTAAAACTTCCACCTTCGCCGAGTCGTCCTCCACCTGCTTGGCTTTAGCTGCTCGGTCGGCCTTTAGCATTTCGTCTAGATTTTGGTCGTTTAGGGCTAAAATTTGTAGCGCCAGATAGGCTGCGTTTACCGCGCCGGCCTTGCCGATAGCGACTGTACCCACAGGCATACCGCCTGGCATCTGCACGGTCGAATAAAGCGCGTCCACGCCGCTAAGCGCGGAGCCTGCCATCGGTATGCCGATCACGGGGCGAGTGGTGTTTGCTGCGATAGCGCCCGCTAGATGCGCCGCCATGCCGGCTGCCGCGATAAATACCTGCGCACCCTTTTCCTCGGCTGCGGCGACGTATTCGCTAGTTCGCTTCGGGCTTCTGTGCGCGGAGCTTATGATTAGCTCGTAAGGGACGTTAAATTTCTCAAGCGTTTTCGCCGCCTCGCTAACTACGTCGTAGTCGCTCTTGCTTCCCATTATTATAGATACGAATTTCATTTTATTTCCTCTCTTAAAAAGCTAAATTTAGGCAACTTCGCGCCCAAATTTACTTCGTTTTCGTTGCCGCTGTGGATTTCTGCTATTTCCTTGCCTTTTTTGGTTACGAGCTTTTTAAATTTGATAAATTTCTTGCCGTCGCGACCAAAAATTTGCGAGATTTCGCTCTCGCCCTCATCTATCTGAGCGCCCAGTGGAGCCACTATCTCATACTCGTTGCCCGGGAAAATTTTATATTTGCATTTAAAAAACTCGCCGTCTAAAGTCATGGCGTTTACCTGATGGGTGCCCTCCTCTAGGCTGCTGGCGTGATTTTGCGTATCAGCCTTTTCAAACGGGCGATTTACCAGGTAGCCGTCGGTAAAACCGCGATTTTTTAGCGTATTTAGCTCGCCGGCGTAAATTTGCGCGTCAAATTTGCCAGCCACTGCGTCATCTACGGCCATGCGATAGGCTCTAGTTGCACAGGCGGCGTAGTATTCGCTTTTCGTGCGGCCTTCGATCTTTAGGCTATCGACCGCGCCGCTTTCGATGATGTCTTTGATGTGAGCGGATAGATTTAAATCCTTAGAGTTCATTATGTGCGTACCGCTTTCGTCCTCCTCGAGACGAAACAGCACACCACTCTCCTCACTCTTTGCGTAGAGTTCGTATTTAAACCTGCAGTCGTTGGCGCAGCTACCGCGGTTTGACTGGCGGCCGCTTTGCACGGAGCTGACCAAACAGCGCCCAGAATACGCAAAACACATCGAGCCGTGCACGAAAATTTCGATATCCAGCGTCGGGATTTGCTCTTTTATCTTCACGACGTCTTTTAGGCTCATTTCGCGCGCCACGACGATGCGTTTTGCGCCCATTTCGTGGTAAATTTTGGCATCCAGAGCATTCATGACGTTTGCCTGCGTCGAGAGATGGATCTCGATGTCGGGGGCTATTTCTTTTGCCAGGCTCATGACGCCAGGAGTCGCGATGATAAAGGCATCTGGCTTCATCGCCGATATCGTTTGCAAGTGGCGTTTTAGCGGCTCGATTTGCGAGCTAAAAGGAAACGCGTTTACCGTCGCGTAAAATTTCTTGCCTTTTGCGTGCGTGTATTCGATAGCTTCTTTAAAGGTTTCAAGGTTAAATTCGCGCGCCGAACGAGTGCGAAGCGAAAAGCTCGCCACCGATGCATAAACCGCGTCTGCGCCGTACTCTAGAGCTATTTTTAGCTTGGTTAAATTCCCCGCGGGAGATAAAAGCTCAGGCTTTAGCACTATTTTTTGCCCAAACTTTCTATCAGAGCTTCGATATCGTCGTTACTGACGAGGTTTTCGGTGTGCGTATCGCCAGCGATATGCACGGCCGAAGATACGCGCTTCTCGTCGTCGATCTTGCCCTCAAACAAACTGCTCATATACTTGCTAAGCGCGCGCATGACGTTGATGACGCGCTCGATCTTCTGGCGGTGGATGTCTTGATACTGCATCATATCCATCGCCATCATGATCTCGTCTTCAGCCATCCTGACGTTATCTAGCGTCATTTCGGCGGAGCTTTTTAGGGCGTTATTTTTCTCTAGCGCCTCGGAAAAAGCGGCGATATTCGGGAATTTTTCGTGTAGTTTCGTAAAAATTTCGATATTAGCCTCGATACCGCCGATAATCTCGCTAAGTCCGCTCTCCGCGTCCATAGAAAAGTTATTGATCGCATCAAGCTTGTCAAACATCTGCGTGGCTTTTTCCTCGCTATCCTTTGTGACGTCGTCTAGCTGATGAACCATCTTGTGATCGTCCGTCGGTGGAGGCGGAGGCCACGGCATGTTCGAGGATATACGCATCTCGGTGCCCTCGTAGTTTATTATCTGTTCACTCGGCGCCGGATCGGTTTTTTTCGCGCTCTCTTCCGCAGGCGGCGCAATTTCTTCCGCTGTTTCCTCGCCGATCTCTTCATCTTCAAAATCGCCCGCCATCAAGGCGTCAAGTTCTTCTTGCGTCATAAAATCTCCTATTTAAATTTGGGCTGATTATATAGAAAATTAACGAAATATAAGTTTAAAAACCCAAACTTTATCCTTAAATTTATTAAATTTTAGGTAGCATTTGCAAAATATTTAAGGATAAAAATGAGAGTCGATCTGCACAACCACACGCCGCTTTGCAAACACGCCGTAGATGAGCCTAGAGAGTATGTTTTAAGCGCGATAAATTCAAACTGCGAGTATTTTGGCTTTAGCGATCACGCGCCGATGAAATTTGACGAGGCGTACCGTATGGAATTTTCGCAAATACCCTCTTACGAGAGCGAAATTTTGCGCCTCAGAGACGAATTTGACGGGCGGATTAAAATTTTGCTGGGATACGAAGTCGATTTTTTAGAGGGCTTTATGGACGAGCGGGTTTTAGGGCGCAAGGTCGATTACCTCATCGGTTCGGTGCATTTTTTGGGCGGCTGGGGCTTTGACAATCCCGAATTTATCGGCGAATACAAAAAACGCGACATAGATCAAATTTGGCGGGATTATTTTTACTGCGTCGAAAAGATGGCAAAGTCGGGTAAATTTGACATAGTCGGGCATTTGGATTTGCTAAAGGTATTTAAATTTATGCCAAAAACTGACGTTAGACTCCTCGCCAAAGACGCAATCGAGGCTATAAAAAAGGCAAATTTGACGGTGGAGATAAATGCGGCCGGCTTTAGAAAACCGGTCGGAGAGCAGTATCCGAGCGTAAATTTACTAGAAATGATCGCCGAAAAAAAAATCCCTATCACGTTTGGCTCGGACGCGCACACTAAGGACCAAGTCGGTCTAAACGGCGAAAAATGCGAGCAAATCGCTAGAAATTTAGGCTTTAGCAAGTGTGCGGTATTTCAAAACCGCGATAGAGAATTTGTAAAATTTTAGATCGGGTAGAAAAAATTATTTAAATTAATCTTAAAAGTAAAATTTTATGATAAAATTACAAAATCAATAAACACAGGAGCGAAAAATGGGAAAATTCGTAAAAAGTGTCGATCATTTTTTTGATTTTTGCAAAGAACACGAGGTCAAATTCGTGGATTTTAGATTTACCGATATGAACGGCGCTTGGCACAGCATATCTTATAACATAAAATTCGTAGAAAAAGATCACTTCGTAAACGGCATACCGATGGATGCGAGCTCGCTAGGAGGATGGCAACCGATCGAAAGAAGCGATATGCTGATGTGCCCCGAGGCAACTAGCGCCTTTTTAGATCCATTTACCGCCGACGTTACGGTCGTGGTTTTTGCCGATATTTACGACATTTACAAGGGTCAAATTTACGAAAAATGCCCGCGCTCGATAGCCAAAAAAGCTATGGCCTACGTCAAAGAAAGCGGCATGGGCGATGTGGCGTATTTTGGGCCGGAGAATGAGTTTTTTATATTTGATAACGTAAAAATAGTAGACAGCCCAAACTGTGCGATGTTTGAAGTAGATAGCGAAGAAGGCGAGTGGAACGATGCTAGAGACTTTAAAGACAGCTACAACACCGGCCACCGCCCAAGAAGAAAAGGCGGCTATCTAATGACGCAACCGACCGACAGCATGGTTGATCTGCGCGCCGAGATGATGCAGGTTTTAGAGCAAGTCGGCCTTGAAGTCATGCTAGGACACCACGAGGTCGCGCAAGGACAAGGCGAGCTGGGGGTTAAATTCGGGACCCTTCTTGAAGCGGCCGATAACGTGCAAATTTACAAATACGTCGTCAAAATGGTCGCCCACCTAAACGGCAAAACGGCGACATTTATGCCAAAACCGCTCTACGGCGATAACGGTAGCGGCATGCACGTGCATCAGTCGGTGTGGAAAGACGGCAAAAATTTATTCTACGGCGAAGGAAAATACGCAAATTTGAGCGATTTTGCGCGCTGGTACATCGGCGGAATCTTAAAACACGCAAGGAGCGTCGCGGCCTTTACAAACCCTAGCACAAACAGCTACAAACGCTTGATCCCGGGCTTTGAGGCGCCGTCAATCCTAACGTATTCTAGCCAAAACCGCTCCGCCTCGATCCGTATCCCATACGGCTCTGGAGAAAAATCGGTCCGCGCCGAAATGCGCTTCCCCGACGGTACGGCAAACCCGTATTTGGCCTTTTCAGCGATGCTGATGGCGGGACTTGACGGCGTAAAAAATAAGATGGAACCGGTCGGTCCGATGGATGAAAATTTATTTAAACTACACCTAGATGAGATCCGCGAACGCGGTATCGAGCAGCTCCCACACACGTTAAGAGGTAGCCTAGAGGCGCTAATTCGCGATAACGAATACCTTCATCCGATCATGACTCCGACGTTTATAAATGCGTATCAGCATTATAAATTCGAGAGTCAAGTATGGCCGTACGAAGCGCGACCTACTCCATACGAGTTTAAAACCTGCTTTTCTTGCTAAATTTAAGGGATTGCAAAATCCCTTTTTGGTTTTTCAGTCAAATTTTGCCTTTTTAAATTTGGGTCAAATTTGATTTTTTTCGTGATTTTAATGAACGCAAAATTTGTTAAATTAAATCAAATTTGCGGCTAAATTTAAAAAACAGCGGCTTTTTGTCTTGACAAATCAGCCTTTTTTATATATAATCACGTTTCGTTTTTTGAAAAATGTCTTGTTAGCTCAGTCGGTAGAGCATTTCACTTTTAATGAAGGGGTCGCTGGTTCGAGTCCAGCACAGGACACCATTTTTTTACATAGACCCTTTCGTCTAGTGGCCCAGGACTCTACTCTCTCAGTGTAGCAACAGAGGTTCAAATCCTTTAAGGGTCGCCACGATTTAGTCTTTTTGGTCGCTTAGCTCAGTTGGTAGAGCGCCACCCTTACAAGGTGGATGTCATAAGTTCGAGTCTTATAGCGACCACCATTTTAGGTGCAGCGGTAGTTCAGATGGTTAGAATGCCGCCCTGTCACGGCGGAGGTCGCGGGTTCGAGCCCCGTCCGCTGCGCCATTTGTCTTGTTAGCTCAGTCGGTAGAGCATTTCACTTTTAATGAAGGGGTCGCTGGTTCGAGTCCAGCACAGGACACCATTTATTTTTTTGTTAAATTTGGGTCGCTTAGCTCAGTTGGTAGAGCGCCACCCTTACAAGGTGGATGTCATAAGTTCGAGTCTTATAGCGACCACCATTTTAGGTGCAGCGGTAGTTCAGATGGTTAGAATGCCGCCCTGTCACGGCGGAGGTCGCGGGTTCGAGCCCCGTCCGCTGCGCCATTTGCCTCGTTAGCTCAGTTGGTAGAGCATATCACTCTTAATGATGGGGTCGTAGGTTCGAGCCCTACACGGGGCACCACGATTTATTTTATCATTGTTGGCCCTTTCGTCTAGCGGTTAGGACACCAGCCTCTCACGTTGGTAACACGAGTTCGATTCTCGTAAGGGTCACCAATCCGCTTTTAAATTTACTACTTCGCTTTTTAAGTTGCCTTGCATAAAAACCATATTTCAATATGAGCGCAAATTAGTAATCTCTAGCTTTTATAAAAAGTCACAACCGCAAGCATTTAATTTCATGCCAATTCTCTTTTTAATAATCCGCAAAAAAGCAATAATAAACCATGCAATCACGGGAGCTTTAATTGGGTTAAAAACACTCCAAAAAACTATCTGTAAATTTGTTTCAAGTAAATTTTAAAAATCATAAAATTCTGAACGCAATTTTTTACCGATTTTATTTCAAATTTAAAAATAAACAGAGAAATACTCAAGCAAGCAGCCAAATTTTGCCGACTCAACGGCAAATTTAGCTAAATCCCAAGCCTATCCTTCGCCGCTTGCGTGATCTCCTCTTCGTAGTCGTAGTATTCAAACGTCGCACCGTGCTGAAACGCGCCATTTAGGATGTCGCCGCTTTGGCGATTTTTAAGGTCTATCTCGGCGATCTTAAAGCCATCCAGCGTCTCGCAAAACTCCCTCAGGCGCGACGGCGGATTTTTAAGCTTTGTAAACAAAAAGCAAAATCCGCTCCCGCCGTTTCGCCCCACTCGTCCGCGCAGCTGATGCAGGCTTGCTAGACCAAGCCTCTCCGCGCCCACGATCACGATCGTGCTAAGCCTTGGCAGCGAGATGCCGACCTCGACCACCGTAGTCGATAGCAGCACGTCTCCGCTCTCGCGAAATTCGCGCAACACTTGCTCTTTTTCTTTGTCCTTGCCGTGCGTGACGTAAACGTTTGCAAAATTTGCCCGCCAAAACCCCTGCGCCTCCTCTAGCCCCTGATAGTTCGAGCTTTCGCTGCCCTCCACGAGCGGGTATATCACGGCGACTTGCTTGCCTTTAGCGATTTGCGATTTGATATGCGCCAGTAACTCGCCAAAGTCCGCGCTTTGTAAAATTTGCGTGTGGATGTGCTTTTCAAAAGGCATCTGCCGCAGGAAACTAAACTCCGCGAAACTACTTTGTATCATGCTTAGCGTGCGCGGGATCGGCGTTGCCGAAAACTGCACCACGTGAGCCTTAGTCTCGTTCGCCGCTTTTGTTTGCTTATTTCTTTTTTCGGGCTCGGTTGCGGTCAAATTTGCCTGCTCGCTACCGTCAAATTTACCGCTAGATTCGCCCTCAGCCCCGCCAGGTTGCGTCTCTTGCCCAAGCCCTCCGCTAGCTAGAGCGTTGATTTTCTCGCGTTGATTTGAGCCGAAACGGTGCTGCTCGTCTATCATCACCAAAGGCGCTGTGGGTAAGCTTTGATAAAGCAAAACATGCGTGCCTACGATGAGATTTACCCCGTCAAATTCAGGCTTGTCGCCGCTTTTAACAAGCAAAACGCGCATAAAATCAGGCAGCAAACGCGCCGCCTCGGCGTAAATTTGCTCGGCTAATATCGACGTGGGCGCCATAATGAGCGCAGGGCCGGGATAGACGCTAAGCGCGGCGGCTAGCATAACAAGCGTCTTGCCGCTGCCCACATCGCCCATCACGACGCGTCGCACCGCCTCTTCGCCGCTAAAGTCCGCGCGCAGATCGGCGATAGCATTTAGCTGATCGGTTGTCGGCGCAAACGGTAAATTTTTAAGCCACTCCGAGATATCAAAAAGATTGATTTTAGGCGCCTTAAAGCGAGTTTTTTTAGCGTTTAGCTTTTTTAGATAGTTGTAAATTTCTACGAATTTTAGCACCTCCGCGCCCGCTTTTTCGCGAACGAGTGCGTCCAGCATCGCGACGCTTTTTTCGTCTCCTCGGTGCAGGCCTAGCAAAAACTCAGCCTCCCTAGGCGCGAGTCCCGCCTCAATCAAATTGGGCAAATTTACGTATCTTTGGATCAAATTTTTAAACGAATCGTCTCTGAGAGAGAGCTTGTATTTGGGTATGATTTCGTTTACTTTTGTGACGATTTTGGGATTGGTTAGCTGCCACGAGCCGTAGGCGTAGGCGCATTTGCCGCTCACAAACACGCTTTTGCCGACCTTAAATGCGCCGTGATGCCAAGGCTTGGCGTTAAAAATCACGATTTTGACGTTTTGCTCCCACGCTTCGCACCAGCATACGGCGTGCAGCATTCCGCCTTGGCGATACGCGCTTTTTATCTCTACTGCGACGCTCACGTGCCCGTCTTTTGGCGCGGCGGCCAGGCTCGTATCTTCAAAGCTTTTAGGAAGCTTTAGCGCTAGATCGAGCAGAGTGGTTACGCCGATTTTTTTTAGATTTATTCTGTCTTTTTCATCAAATTTCATTGTAAAGCACGGCAAAACTGAGCTTTTCTATCTCCGCATGCTCCGCGATAAACGCGTTTAGCTCGGCAAGCTTTAGCTTCGAGATTTTTTCTAGCTCGTCTTTAAAATTTCCTAGTTTAAAGCCGTTATAAAACTCGCTCTGAGCGATGTTTAAGCGGTTAAAAAGCGTCTCTTGGCGTAGCGGCTGCGAGCCTAACAAAAATCTTTTAGCCTGCGCTAGCTCGCCGGCTTTCACGCCGTTTTTGACGAATTTTGCAAATTCGTCTTTCACGACCGCGACCGCCTCGCTCCTGCTTTCGTTTTTGGTTTGTAGATAGCCCCAAATTTGAGAATGGCTGAGCGCAAATTCGCTCCTAGCATACGCCGAATACGCCAACCCTCGCTTTACGCGGATCTCCTCCATCAGTCTACTGCCAAAGCCGCCTTCGCCCAAAATAAACGTCGCGACCTTAGCCTTATATCGCTCCTCGCGGGAAACGTCAAAAGGCGCGCCAAAGTAAATATAGGCTTGCTCGCTAGGCTTGATGATGGCTTTTTCGCCGCATTTTTCATCGGTTTTAAAAAGCTTTAGCTCGCGCACTTCGCCATGCTTTAGCGAGCTTAAAATCTCGTCTAAATTTAGCTCCCCCGGCGTCACTTCGCCGCCCAGCACTACGAATAAATTTGCCAGATCAAGCTTGCTAGCGATGAAATTTTTAACGTCCTCTAGCGTGATGCTCTCCACGCTTTGCTTCGTGCCGATGCTTGGGCGCGCTAGATTCGTACCAGGATACAGCAGCCCGTTTAGCGCGACTCTAGCTAGATAGTCGTAGTCGCTCTCGTTGCTAGATATCTCGCCTAGAGTCAGAGTTCGCACTTTCTCAAAGCTTTTTTGGCTTAAATTGGGCTCCTCCAAAAGCTCTTTTAGTTTGGCAAGCGCAAAAGAAAAGTGCTCCTTTAGACAGTTTAGCTCAAACGTAAAGGTCTCAAATCCAGCACTCGCGTAAAGGCTAATCGCGCGCGTTTCAAGCT of Campylobacter showae contains these proteins:
- a CDS encoding GyrI-like domain-containing protein, translating into MEILAVEGFKIYGLRIRTKNADEINGDGKIPALWAKFTKDFYDGKSEIYGVYCSYENGANGLYDLFIGTKSLCPGGEILEIKSGKYAVFSFPSEPQNVAKFWEKIWKYFEGSKLKRAYETDFEFYGGDEIKIYISVLD
- a CDS encoding DUF3972 domain-containing protein: MQTYLNIDEFCKLVHLEREVIEGMINRGVLNTKEEDGEILIEASQGTMSVVPSVVAVPAPQIGADGFSFVEKTIGTILNLHEKVLDAKDETLETLRNENKFLKEALISMQELYDEDRRTVETLTKQLKNSQDEVEFLKRKYKLMWNKAVENFKGDKE
- the purE gene encoding 5-(carboxyamino)imidazole ribonucleotide mutase, which codes for MKFVSIIMGSKSDYDVVSEAAKTLEKFNVPYELIISSAHRSPKRTSEYVAAAEEKGAQVFIAAAGMAAHLAGAIAANTTRPVIGIPMAGSALSGVDALYSTVQMPGGMPVGTVAIGKAGAVNAAYLALQILALNDQNLDEMLKADRAAKAKQVEDDSAKVEVLLA
- a CDS encoding peptidase U32 family protein — translated: MLKPELLSPAGNLTKLKIALEYGADAVYASVASFSLRTRSAREFNLETFKEAIEYTHAKGKKFYATVNAFPFSSQIEPLKRHLQTISAMKPDAFIIATPGVMSLAKEIAPDIEIHLSTQANVMNALDAKIYHEMGAKRIVVAREMSLKDVVKIKEQIPTLDIEIFVHGSMCFAYSGRCLVSSVQSGRQSNRGSCANDCRFKYELYAKSEESGVLFRLEEDESGTHIMNSKDLNLSAHIKDIIESGAVDSLKIEGRTKSEYYAACATRAYRMAVDDAVAGKFDAQIYAGELNTLKNRGFTDGYLVNRPFEKADTQNHASSLEEGTHQVNAMTLDGEFFKCKYKIFPGNEYEIVAPLGAQIDEGESEISQIFGRDGKKFIKFKKLVTKKGKEIAEIHSGNENEVNLGAKLPKFSFLREEIK
- a CDS encoding chemotaxis protein, translating into MTQEELDALMAGDFEDEEIGEETAEEIAPPAEESAKKTDPAPSEQIINYEGTEMRISSNMPWPPPPPTDDHKMVHQLDDVTKDSEEKATQMFDKLDAINNFSMDAESGLSEIIGGIEANIEIFTKLHEKFPNIAAFSEALEKNNALKSSAEMTLDNVRMAEDEIMMAMDMMQYQDIHRQKIERVINVMRALSKYMSSLFEGKIDDEKRVSSAVHIAGDTHTENLVSNDDIEALIESLGKK
- a CDS encoding histidinol-phosphatase translates to MRVDLHNHTPLCKHAVDEPREYVLSAINSNCEYFGFSDHAPMKFDEAYRMEFSQIPSYESEILRLRDEFDGRIKILLGYEVDFLEGFMDERVLGRKVDYLIGSVHFLGGWGFDNPEFIGEYKKRDIDQIWRDYFYCVEKMAKSGKFDIVGHLDLLKVFKFMPKTDVRLLAKDAIEAIKKANLTVEINAAGFRKPVGEQYPSVNLLEMIAEKKIPITFGSDAHTKDQVGLNGEKCEQIARNLGFSKCAVFQNRDREFVKF
- the glnA gene encoding type I glutamate--ammonia ligase, which encodes MGKFVKSVDHFFDFCKEHEVKFVDFRFTDMNGAWHSISYNIKFVEKDHFVNGIPMDASSLGGWQPIERSDMLMCPEATSAFLDPFTADVTVVVFADIYDIYKGQIYEKCPRSIAKKAMAYVKESGMGDVAYFGPENEFFIFDNVKIVDSPNCAMFEVDSEEGEWNDARDFKDSYNTGHRPRRKGGYLMTQPTDSMVDLRAEMMQVLEQVGLEVMLGHHEVAQGQGELGVKFGTLLEAADNVQIYKYVVKMVAHLNGKTATFMPKPLYGDNGSGMHVHQSVWKDGKNLFYGEGKYANLSDFARWYIGGILKHARSVAAFTNPSTNSYKRLIPGFEAPSILTYSSQNRSASIRIPYGSGEKSVRAEMRFPDGTANPYLAFSAMLMAGLDGVKNKMEPVGPMDENLFKLHLDEIRERGIEQLPHTLRGSLEALIRDNEYLHPIMTPTFINAYQHYKFESQVWPYEARPTPYEFKTCFSC
- a CDS encoding DEAD/DEAH box helicase, giving the protein MKFDEKDRINLKKIGVTTLLDLALKLPKSFEDTSLAAAPKDGHVSVAVEIKSAYRQGGMLHAVCWCEAWEQNVKIVIFNAKPWHHGAFKVGKSVFVSGKCAYAYGSWQLTNPKIVTKVNEIIPKYKLSLRDDSFKNLIQRYVNLPNLIEAGLAPREAEFLLGLHRGDEKSVAMLDALVREKAGAEVLKFVEIYNYLKKLNAKKTRFKAPKINLFDISEWLKNLPFAPTTDQLNAIADLRADFSGEEAVRRVVMGDVGSGKTLVMLAAALSVYPGPALIMAPTSILAEQIYAEAARLLPDFMRVLLVKSGDKPEFDGVNLIVGTHVLLYQSLPTAPLVMIDEQHRFGSNQREKINALASGGLGQETQPGGAEGESSGKFDGSEQANLTATEPEKRNKQTKAANETKAHVVQFSATPIPRTLSMIQSSFAEFSFLRQMPFEKHIHTQILQSADFGELLAHIKSQIAKGKQVAVIYPLVEGSESSNYQGLEEAQGFWRANFANVYVTHGKDKEKEQVLREFRESGDVLLSTTVVEVGISLPRLSTIVIVGAERLGLASLHQLRGRVGRNGGSGFCFLFTKLKNPPSRLREFCETLDGFKIAEIDLKNRQSGDILNGAFQHGATFEYYDYEEEITQAAKDRLGI
- a CDS encoding M16 family metallopeptidase, producing MKIINLKAANLQIPTVYEASKTLPAVSLKLIFKVAGACAEEKAGLAKFVAKIFDEGTLNKGAAGFAKELETRAISLYASAGFETFTFELNCLKEHFSFALAKLKELLEEPNLSQKSFEKVRTLTLGEISSNESDYDYLARVALNGLLYPGTNLARPSIGTKQSVESITLEDVKNFIASKLDLANLFVVLGGEVTPGELNLDEILSSLKHGEVRELKLFKTDEKCGEKAIIKPSEQAYIYFGAPFDVSREERYKAKVATFILGEGGFGSRLMEEIRVKRGLAYSAYARSEFALSHSQIWGYLQTKNESRSEAVAVVKDEFAKFVKNGVKAGELAQAKRFLLGSQPLRQETLFNRLNIAQSEFYNGFKLGNFKDELEKISKLKLAELNAFIAEHAEIEKLSFAVLYNEI